The sequence GTCGAGCGCCTGAGAGCTTTACAAGCCCCAGAGTTAGAAGCGCAAATTGCCGCGTTACGTGAACAATTAACAATGCAGTCGGGGCAACAGGAAATAGATATAACCTTAATTTGCCCCAATCCTGAGCAACCAAGAAAAACATTTTCTGCCCAAAGTATTAACTCTATGGCACGTACTTTGGAAAAAGATGGACAGCTACAGCCTGTAATTTTAATAACACAAGGTTCAGGTTTTGATTTATTTGATGGTGAAAGACGATGGCGTGCAGGAATGCAACTGAACTGGAAGACATTAAAATCTGTTGTCATGCCTCGCCCTCAAGATTTGCATAGGAAAGCACTGCTTACAACACTATATCGTGAAGACCTCAACCCTCTTGATAAAGCAGAAGCTCTTTTAAAAGAAATTTCTGAGCAAACAGAAGTTAACTTGGCAGAAGCCCCGCGTATTTTAGCTACTGCTGTTCGTCGTCTAGAATATCAAAAACGCATGAAACAGGTGGGTGAATTAATTGGAGAAAGTGATGAGAAACAAAATCAAGTTTTAAATGACCTCGATCTAAATGATGCAGAAAAGCAGATTTTCAAGGTTTTGTTAGATTTAGGTTTAAATCCAGCATCAGTGACAGCTAATGATTTTCGGATGTTATCGCTTTTTCCAGATTTGCAAGCGGCGATTCGAGATTCCAATCTTAAGGCTGCTCATGCGATGGTATTACAAAGATTGTCAGCTAAAAAGCTAGAAGTAGATGAGAAAAAAGTAGTAAAAATCAGAGTAGAAACTACCCAAAAAGTCGTTGAGCAAAATTTAACACTTCTAGAAACTCAAGAACTTGTCAATCAAATTATTTCAAATAATGCACCCAAGCCTGCTAGCGATCCAAATGATAAACAAGTAAAAAATATAATGCGTGGCTTGAAAGAGCTTAGTGTAGATAAAATTGAGCGTTCTAATCTCAAAAAGTTTCATCAATCTTTACAGCAAAAACTTAAAGAAATAGAAGCTGTACTCCAAGCGGATGATTATAGCTAATAAGACTTTAATGCTGTTTAAGTTTGACAACTAACCGAGGGTGTTGCAGAAAATCTTCAGCGAATTCGTTAAGCGGCAGAATCCATTTATAGTCTTGATCCAAAAACACCCGATACGATGCAATTATCGGTAGTGCTAAGTCCGTTGGCCTACCAAACCCAAATGAGTATTTACTGTCAGGGAGCAAAGTAGTTTTGCGTATATCAATAGATGCTAAATCGTTGACACCCTTTCTTCTGGGGTTACTAATATGATCTTGGATGATTTCATAGAGTCTTTGGTCTATCCACAAGGCTTGAGAGAGTAAAGGCAGTAGGGCAGTTAATCTTTCCCTCTCAGTGTCGCTAATTTAAGTTAATTAGAGTTGAGTTGGTCTTGAACTTGTGCAATCAGAAAATCTAAAATTATCTAAGCGGGACAGTTTATCTTTCACTAATTAACTGTAACAAGGCTTCAGTTGATATCTTGCCACTAATATCAGTAGCTTTATTAGAACTTCATTCATCATTCACTAATCTATAATGCTCAGTCCAACTACCGACTCAGTTCGCTCCTACCTTAAAGAAATCGGTCGCTATCCTCTGCTGACTCCTGACCAAGAAATTACAAACGCTCGACTCGTGCAGCAGATGATGGCGGTTGAAGAACAGCGCTCAAACCTCGCACTTCAACTCAACCGCCAACCAACTGACTTGGAATTAGCTACGTCGCTTGGGCAAAACGAAGCTGAACTACAATCAGTCATCCAACAAGGCCAAAAGGCTAAACAGAAAATGGTGACAGCTAACCTGCGTCTAGTGGTTTCTGTTGCCAAAAAATACCAGAACTACAGTTTAGATTTTCTTGACTTGCTGCAAGAAGGGGCGCTGGGGCTGCAACGAGGGATTGAAAAGTTTGACCCTAACAAAGGCTACAAACTATCAACCTATGTTTATTGGTGGATCACGCAATCGATAACACGGGCTGTAGCAGATAAGTCTCGCACTATCCGTCTGCCAATCCATATAAACGAAAAATTAAACAAAATCAGGAGAGTACAGCAGCAACTATCTCAATCTTTGGGTCGCCCTCCAGTTGTGGCAGAAATTGCCGAATCGTTGAATCTATCGCCCAATCAAATACGGGAATATCTTCAGATTTCTAAGCCTCTAGTCTCCTTAGAAAAGCGAGTGGGAGATGAGGGTGAAAGTGAACTAGCCGATATTTTGCCGATGGATGGCATTTCTCTAGATGAGCAAATAACTCTTGAGTCTCTACAGCAGGACTTAGCCAAGTTGCTGGCATTGCTTAAGCCAAGGCAACGAGAAGTATTGACTTTACGTTTTGGATTGTCAGATAATCAGCAGTTGACTTTGAGTCAAGTTGCAAAACGCCTAAACCTAAGTCGAGAAACAATTCGTAAAACTGAACATCTTGCTCTCTCTATTTTGCGCTCTCATCAAAATAAAATTAAAGACTATCTTCTTAATTAAGTGTTTCATTTGTATGAGCAAAACCCGCTACTCCAAAGATTGGAAACAAATCGCTACAGCTGTAAAAGATGCTTCCAATTGGCGCTGTACCAAGTGCGATCGCATCTGCTTGCGCCCTGGTGAGAAACCATCAGAGCTAACTCTATCCCAACGCCGGGTTTATAACCTTCAAGTACACCATTACAACTTCGACCCATCTGATAACCGAAAAGAAAACTTGGGCTGTCTTTGCAGTGGCTGCCATCTTCACTATCACCGATTTAGACGAGGCAATATTTCACCTGGGCAATTGTCACTGTTTCAATTAAATGATGCATGAATATATTGCTATCTAAAAACTATCCTTATAAATAGAACACCGATTACAGAACCGATGCCCAGCAAAACTATTGATGTCCGAGAGTACACCGTCAGAGCGCACAAGCGGGAAATTCACACCCGCGTTTTCAACTTCGTATGTAAGCAGTGCGAACAACCCACGCAAAGAGAAACTTTTGGTGTGCGACCTCTATATTGCGAGAAATGCCGTCCGCCACAAGCACCCAAGAAATCAGTAGTCCCGATAGACAAGAGGAAACCCAGAGCGATGAACTACAAAAGCGGGAAAGGCATTGCGGGGTAATATTTTTGTTTTAAGGTGGAGGCGATCGCAGGCTTTTTTGGTAAACCTCCAAACGCTCTCTAAACAAATATTTGCCCAGCCAAAAAGCCGGAACAAGTAGTATGATTTCTCTCCAGCTTACTGGTTTTAACCTGAAGTCAACGTTAATTTCTGACGCTGATTGCCAGAGTTAACCATTTTCACCAAGGAAGAATTCAAATAGCTTTGCGCCGAAATATACAAGCTTTCCCAAATGTCTTGGTTACGGCTAATTTTCGTACCTACGGTATTTCCTGCTGTTTTCTCCGACACTAAATATTTACGGAAATAGTTCGTCCACAAGTGTTGCAGAAAATCTTCGGCGAATTCGTTAAAGGGCAGAATCCATTTATAATCTTGATCCAAAAACACTCGATAGGATGCAATTATCGGTAATACCAGGTCAGTTGGCGCACCAAACCCGAATGAATACTTGCTGTCCGGCAACAACGTCGTTTTACGTATATCAATAGATGCTAAATCATTAACACCCTTTCTTCTGGGGTTGCTAATATGATCTTGGATGATTTCATAGAGTCTTTGCTCTATCCACAAGGCATGAGTTAGTAGAGGTAGCAGGGCAGTTAATCTTTCCCTCTCAGTGTCGCTAATTTGAGAGGGGATACTCATACCTGCCGGGTGCTTGGTTCGTTTATTGCTGTCGGGGTTGTATTTATTTCTGTCCAGGCAGTAAAGGAGCTTCAGCAAATGGGTTACATTGCACTGGGCATTTCTGGGAGCGCCACTTTGATTCTGGTAATAGGCAATGCGGAATTTTCTATCTTCTGCCTTTTCTAACTGAGCTAAATACTGCTTGATGAATTTGTAATCCCCCCTGGCGTTGACTTTAGAGCGAGAATCTACTGGCGTTGTTGTATTTGATGCCAGGGCGATATCTTTGGCTTCATCTTCCACTAACCCAATGTGGATAGTGACTTTGACTCTAGCTTGGCTTAGGTCGTATTTGTAATTCTTCGCCTGCTCAAAAGCTAAAACTGTATGACCACCGTTAATAATCCCATCGCTTCCTCCCTCACTAGCTTCTAAGACTTCTAGTTCAAGTTCGGTTTTATTTTTATTGGGTTTAATTTTATTTACACACAGGGTTATTCCACTGTGACGCGAGAAGAATTTATCTGGTTGTGTCGTCACTGAGTCGAAGATTTGCCTGTATGTCGCACTTTTGCGGTTTGGTTCCCTGATGTTTGGTTCTAGCGGTAGGTCTGTAGGGAATGTGTCTACATGGGCAGTGGCGATAATGCAATTAGGTGCGGCTTGAAAATAGCTATCTATTTTTAAGTTCCAAGTCTTGGGCATAGTTGATTAGAGTTAAGTTGGTCTTGAACTTGTACAAACAGAAAATCTAAAATTATGCAATCAGAACAGCTTATCCTTGACTAATTAACTGTAACAAGGCTTCCGTTGATATCTTGCCACTCATATC comes from Nostoc punctiforme PCC 73102 and encodes:
- a CDS encoding ParB/RepB/Spo0J family partition protein, with product MARSKVDLTKMFSTAAQMSDAEVEINKLQVEVERLRALQAPELEAQIAALREQLTMQSGQQEIDITLICPNPEQPRKTFSAQSINSMARTLEKDGQLQPVILITQGSGFDLFDGERRWRAGMQLNWKTLKSVVMPRPQDLHRKALLTTLYREDLNPLDKAEALLKEISEQTEVNLAEAPRILATAVRRLEYQKRMKQVGELIGESDEKQNQVLNDLDLNDAEKQIFKVLLDLGLNPASVTANDFRMLSLFPDLQAAIRDSNLKAAHAMVLQRLSAKKLEVDEKKVVKIRVETTQKVVEQNLTLLETQELVNQIISNNAPKPASDPNDKQVKNIMRGLKELSVDKIERSNLKKFHQSLQQKLKEIEAVLQADDYS
- a CDS encoding RNA polymerase sigma factor, RpoD/SigA family; protein product: MLSPTTDSVRSYLKEIGRYPLLTPDQEITNARLVQQMMAVEEQRSNLALQLNRQPTDLELATSLGQNEAELQSVIQQGQKAKQKMVTANLRLVVSVAKKYQNYSLDFLDLLQEGALGLQRGIEKFDPNKGYKLSTYVYWWITQSITRAVADKSRTIRLPIHINEKLNKIRRVQQQLSQSLGRPPVVAEIAESLNLSPNQIREYLQISKPLVSLEKRVGDEGESELADILPMDGISLDEQITLESLQQDLAKLLALLKPRQREVLTLRFGLSDNQQLTLSQVAKRLNLSRETIRKTEHLALSILRSHQNKIKDYLLN
- a CDS encoding AIPR family protein → MPKTWNLKIDSYFQAAPNCIIATAHVDTFPTDLPLEPNIREPNRKSATYRQIFDSVTTQPDKFFSRHSGITLCVNKIKPNKNKTELELEVLEASEGGSDGIINGGHTVLAFEQAKNYKYDLSQARVKVTIHIGLVEDEAKDIALASNTTTPVDSRSKVNARGDYKFIKQYLAQLEKAEDRKFRIAYYQNQSGAPRNAQCNVTHLLKLLYCLDRNKYNPDSNKRTKHPAGMSIPSQISDTERERLTALLPLLTHALWIEQRLYEIIQDHISNPRRKGVNDLASIDIRKTTLLPDSKYSFGFGAPTDLVLPIIASYRVFLDQDYKWILPFNEFAEDFLQHLWTNYFRKYLVSEKTAGNTVGTKISRNQDIWESLYISAQSYLNSSLVKMVNSGNQRQKLTLTSG